A region of Ficedula albicollis isolate OC2 chromosome 10, FicAlb1.5, whole genome shotgun sequence DNA encodes the following proteins:
- the KIF7 gene encoding kinesin-like protein KIF7 has translation MKNFVTAQIVLNVRQWLSRPCQPPARRAAGKHQLSAPAAPQTASPEVLTPQAAVYRACVQPLLSAFFRGFNATVFAYGQTGSGKTYTIGEASVASINEDEQGIIPRAMAETFQLIDENDLIDYTVRVSYLEVYKEEFRDLLQVDTASKDIQIREDDKGNIVLCGVKESEVEGLDEVLSLLDMGNTAKHTGATHINRQSSRSHTIFTVTMEQRRGAGRLPLHCRPPTAPAAGQVLVSKFHFVDLAGSERIVKTGNTGERLKESIQINCGLLALGNVISALGDPRRKTTHIPYRDSKITRILKDSLGGNAQTVMIACVSPSSSDFDESLNTLNYASRAQNIQNKAVVNCRRETEHMEELQLQIRQLQKVLEQRQRSETRTIRRSGSARRGAPDATSRLLAECAHYRTCTDAAHRLLSELQEEGSLSLEHILRVKEWLCAVESERSELTSAGLDSGIESTSMEDQGPEGQGAKLAKAQVSTEKKSESIRDEQVAKLQRQVERLEEENRDFLAALEDAMEQYKLQSDKLQEQQDKISELHVRLEMAMPHLCVPGLLENLHLVTASQRPHTAPLDAVPSHGLGGVSSGLLPEHSGRALCKKKLSSNSSLQKEEPAGWHLNHTQHSAGNPDIRDVVLRRKLSQDSEKPSELSSGEEMEEWEQTQSLSQCRNGIQNLSKKEIFKLSEDPSGGNAHSIQEDQLELSKEVCGKQESVLGSWERLAGKDSEWRLVQAQQKIRELAINIRMKEELITELIKTGKDAQALNRQYSQKISELEQEAEQVRAELSDSQKQLQELEGKEPWDPGEKRKLQEFRTRVAAAQSKAQVLCRKKQATERLVSLSAQSEKRVQELERNIQLMRRQQGLLQRRLRQESEQKRRLETEVNKGQHRVKELELKHEQHQKILRIKTEEIAAFQRKRRSGSNGSVISLEQQQKIEEQKKWLDMEMDKVLEQRRALDELEDELRKREAIVAKKEALLQEKNGLESKRLRSSQALTDDIVRVSSRLEHLEKELSEKNGQLRHGSAHDQQQIRQEINSLRQEKDQLLKQRLELDNKLRQGTLLSPEEERILFQLDEAIEALDAAIEYKNESITCRQRVLRASASLLSQCEMNLMAKLSYLSSSETRALLCKYFDKVVTLREDQHRQHIAFSELEMQLEEQQQLVHWLEAAVERQRLEMDRQLTLQQKEHEQNMQLLLQQSREHMDEGLASSKLQYEARIQVLEKELSRYMWANQELNQRLSNMNLHPGQTKAGMERSIHGAALELGTCEELSLREQPVPPAAAEESPRAREESRDLVHAPLPSTWRRSSLPSDSPGDPRQRDTEHSLLPARSLAAAPKPRRELRRASLNVSPVPYHPAMIDVRKNPL, from the exons ATGAAAAACTTTGTCACGGCTCAGATCGTCCTGAACGTACGTCAGTGGCTGAGccggccctgccagcccccGGCGCGGCGGGCGGCCGGGAAGCACCAGCTGTCGGCACCAGCTGCTCCGCAAACTGCATCCCCGGAGGTGCTCAC cccgcaggcGGCCGTGTACCGGGCCTGCGTCCAGCCGCTGCTGAGCGCCTTCTTCCGCGGCTTCAATGCCACTGTCTTCGCCTACGGACAGACGGGCTCCGGCAAGACCTACACCATCGGGGAGGCCAGCGTCG CTTCCATCAATGAAGATGAGCAGGGCATCATCCCACGAGCCATGGCTGAGACCTTCCAGCTCATCGATGAGAATGACCTGATCGACTACACGGTTCGAGTGTCCTACCTGGAGGTGTACAAGGAGGAGTTTCGGGACTTGCTGCAGGTGGATACAGCCAGCAAAGACATCCAGATCCGGGAGGATGACAAGGGCAACATTG TGCTCTGCGGTGTGAAGGAGTCAGAAGTGGAAGGGCTGGACGAGGTGCTGAGCCTGCTGGACATGGGGAACACAGCCAAGCACACGGGAGCCACGCACATCAACAGGCAGTCGAGCCGCTCGCACACCATATTCACGGTGACCATGGAGCAGCGGCGCGGGGCCGGCCGGCTGCCCCTGCACTGCCGCCCACCCACCGCGCCCGCCGCCGGACAGGTCCTCGTCTCCAAGTTCCATTTTGTGGACCTGGCGGGCTCAGAGCGAATTGTGAAGACAGGAAACACAGGGGAGAGGCTGAAGGAGAGCATCCAGATCAACTGTGGCCTCCTGGCCTTGGGCAATGTCATCAGTGCCTTGGGAGATCCTCGGAGAAAGACCACACATATCCCGTACAGGGACTCCAAAATCACCAG GATCCTGAAAGACTCTCTAGGGGGTAATGCCCAGACCGTGATGATCGCCTGCGTCAGCCCATCGTCCTCTGACTTCGACGAGAGCCTCAACACGCTGAACTACGCCAGCCGGGCGCAGAACATCCAGAACAAGGCGGTGGTGAACTGCCGCAGGGAGACAGAGCAcatggaggagctgcagctgcagatccggcagctgcagaaggtgctggagcagcGGCAGCGCTCCGAGACGCGCACCATCCGTCGCTCGGGCagcgcac GGCGCGGCGCGCCCGACGCCACGTCCCGGCTGCTGGCCGAGTGCGCCCACTACCGCACCTGCACCGACGCCGCGCACCGGCTGCTCTCCGAGCTCCAGGAGGAGGGCAGCCTGAGCCTGGAGCACATCCTGCGCGTCAAGGAGTGGCTGTGCGCCGTGGAGAGCGAGAGGAGCGAGCTGACCTCGGCTGGGCTGGACAGCGGCATCGAGAGCACCTCCATGGAGGACCAGGGACCCGAGGGACAAGGTGCAAAGCTGGCAAAAGCCCAG GTGAGCACTGAGAAGAAGAGTGAGTCCATCAGAGATGAGCAGGTGGCCAAGCTGCAGAGGCAAGTGGAACGCCTGGAGGAGGAGAACCGTGATTTCCTGGCTGCCCTGGAGGATGCTATGGAACAGTATAAGCTGCAG AGTGACAAactgcaagagcagcaggatAAGATCTCAGAGCTGCACGTGCGCTTGGAGATGGCAATGCCACACCTGTGTGTGCCAGGTCTGCTGGAAAATCTTCACCTGGTGACTGCCAGCCAGAGACCCCACACAGCCCCACTGGATGCTGTCCCGTCCCATGGCCTTGGTGGGGTTTCCTCAGGGCTGCTTCCTGAGCACAGTGGAAGAGCTCTTTGCAAGAAG AAGCTCAGCAGCAACTCCTCTTTGCAGAAGGAGGAGCCAGCAGGCTGGCACCTGAACCATACACAGCACTCAGCAGGCAATCCTGACATCAGAGATGTGGTGCTGAGGAGGAAGCTCAGCCAGGACTCAGAGAAGCCATCAGAACTGTCCTCAGGAGAGGAGATGGAGGAATGGGAACAGACacagtccctgtcccagtgccg AAATGGGATCCAAAATTTGAGCAAGAAAGAGATTTTCAAGTTGAGCGAGGACCCAAGTGGAGGCAATGCCCACTCAATTCAGGAGGACCAGCTGGAGCTGTCAAAAG AGGTCTGTGGGAAGCAGGAGTCAGTGCTTGGTTCCTGGGAACGCCTGGCAGGGAAGGACTCTGAGTGGAGGCTGGTGCAAGCACAGCAGAAGATTCGAGAGCTGGCAATCAACATCCGCATGAAGGAGGAGCTAATCACAGAGCTCATTAAGACAG GCAAGGACGCCCAGGCTCTGAACAGGCAGTACAGCCAGAAGATCagtgagctggagcaggaagcagagcaggtgcGAGCAGAGCTGAGTGACAGccagaagcagctccaggagctggagggcaAGGAGCCGTGGGACCCTGGGGAGAAACGCAAGCTGCAGGAGTTCCGCACGCGTGTGGCGGCCGCGCAGAGCAAGGCACAG GTTCTGTGCAGGAAGAAGCAGGCGACGGAGAGGCTGGTGTCGCTGTCTGCACAGAGCGAGAAGCGcgtgcaggagctggagaggaacatCCAGCTGATGCGGCGGCAGCAGGGCCTGCTGCAGCGGCGGCTGCGCCAGGAGAGTGAGCAGAAACGGCGGCTGGAGACGGAGGTGAACAAGGGACAGCACCGAGTCAAG GAACTGGAACTGAAGCACGAGCAGCACCAGAAAATCCTGCGCATCAAAACAGAGGAAATTGCAGCTTTCCAGAGGAAGCGGCGGAGCGGCAGCAATGGTTCTGTgatcagcctggagcagcagcag AAAATTGAGGAACAGAAGAAGTGGCTGGACATGGAGATGGATAAAGTTCTGGAGCAGCGCCGGGCCCTGGATGAGCTGGAAGATGAGCTGAGGAAGCGAGAAGCTATTGTGGCCAAAAAGgaagccctgctgcaggagaagaaTGGCCTGGAGAGCAAACGGCTGCGCTCCAGCCAG gcCCTGACAGATGACATAGTGCGTGTGTCCAGCCgcctggagcacctggagaaggagctgagcGAGAAGAACGGGCAGCTGCGTCACGGCAGCGCCCACGACCAGCAGCAGATCCGCCAGGAGATCAACAGCCTGCGCCAGGAGAAGGACCAGCTGCTCAAACAGAGGCTGGAGCTCGACAACAAGCTGCGCCAGGGCAcgctgctgtccccagag gaaGAACGGATCTTGTTCCAGCTGGATGAGGCTATCgaggctctggatgcagccatTGAGTACAAGAATGAGTCCATCACGTGCAGGCAGCGAGTCCTGCGGGCCTCGGCCAGCCTGCTGTCCCAGTGTGAGATGAACCTTATGGCCAAGCTCAGCTACCTCTCCTCCTCCGAGACAcgagctctgctctgcaagtACTTTGACAAG GTGGTGACACTGCGAGAGGatcagcacaggcagcacattgccttctcagagctggagatgcagctggaggagcagcagcagctggtgcacTGGCTGGAGGCGGCCGTGGAGCGCCAGCGGCTGGAGATGGACCGGcagctcaccctgcagcagaaggagcacGAGCAGAACATGCAGttactgctgcagcagagccgTG aGCACATGGACGAGGGGCTGGCCAGCAGCAAGCTGCAGTATGAGGCGAGGATTCAagtgctggaaaaggagctgagcCGTTACATGTGGGCAAACCAGGAGCTGAACCAGAGACTGAGTAATATGAACCTCCACCCTGGACAAACCAAAG cagggatggagagaagcATTCATGGGGCTGCCCTTGAGCTTGGCACCTGTGAGGAGCTGAGCCtcagggagcagcctgtgcctccAGCTGCCGCTGAAGAGAGCCCTCGGgccagggaggagagcagggaccTGGTGCACGCCCCTTTGCCCTCGACGTGGAGGCGTTCCTCTCTGCCCAGCGACAGCCCCGGCGACCCCCGGCAGAGGGACACGGAGCACTCGCTGCTCCCAGCAcggagcctggctgctgctcccaagcCCCGCCGTGAGCTGCGCAGAGCCAGCCTGAACGTGAGCCCAGTGCCTTACCACCCTGCCATGATCGATGTGAGGAAAAACCCGCTCTAG
- the LOC101812644 gene encoding ras-related and estrogen-regulated growth inhibitor-like protein isoform X1 translates to MGLRLPLRRSTSFTPDHPALMELPGPTALKMEANVLVMGADNVGKSALTVRFLTRRFIGEYGDMEFIYSHNLTVDGREILLHIWDVPSSQVRGLHSCHPFLPQGHKPPLLEVTYGEPQEQAEDSSSEEKRIQWADSFVLVYSICDRASFNILPLKIQVIKAAKGGQSQEKVPIVIVGNKRDLHHQRVVSSEEGRLLALSLDCGFYEVSAADAYHGALMVFHGLAKLIPDTKLALKKGTGFRGIVKTMSAVFARKRTDSL, encoded by the exons ATGGGGCTCCGGCTCCCCCTGCGCCGCAGCACCAGCTTCACCCCCGACCACCCTGCCCTCATGGAGCTGCCTGGCCCCACTGCCCTGAAGATGGAAGCAAACGTCCTTGTCATGGGAGCGGACAACGTAGGGAAATCAG ctctgactgTGCGTTTCCTGACCCGACGCTTTATTGGAGAGTATGGAGACATGG AATTCATCTACAGCCACAACCTGACTGTGGATGGCCGAGAGATTCTCTTACACATCTGGGACGTCCCCAGTTCCCAGGTGAGAGGGCTCCACTCCTGTCACCCGTTTCTACCCCAGGGACACAAACCCCCTTTGCTGGAAGTTACCTATGGAGAACCACAG gaGCAGGCAGAAGATAGTTCCTCAGAGGAGAAGCGAATCCAGTGGGCAGACAGCTTTGTCCTGGTCTACAGTATCTGTGACCGTGCCAGCTTCAACATCCTGCCCCTCAAAATCCAGGTCATCAAGGCAGCCAAGggggggcagagccaggagaaggTGCCCATTGTCATTGTGGGCAACAAACGGGACCTGCACCACCAGCGGGTGGTGTCCAGCGAGGAGGGGCGGCTCCTGGCCCTCTCTTTAGACTGTGGTTTCTATGAGGTCTCTGCAGCTGACGCTTATCACGGGGCCCTCATGGTCTTCCATGGACTGGCCAAGCTCATCCCAGACACCAAGCTGGCCCTGAAGAAGGGCACAGGGTTCCGTGGCATCGTCAAGACCATGTCGGCCGTGTTTGCCCGTAAGCGAACAGACTccctctga
- the LOC101812644 gene encoding ras-related and estrogen-regulated growth inhibitor-like protein isoform X2 encodes MGLRLPLRRSTSFTPDHPALMELPGPTALKMEANVLVMGADNVGKSALTVRFLTRRFIGEYGDMEFIYSHNLTVDGREILLHIWDVPSSQEQAEDSSSEEKRIQWADSFVLVYSICDRASFNILPLKIQVIKAAKGGQSQEKVPIVIVGNKRDLHHQRVVSSEEGRLLALSLDCGFYEVSAADAYHGALMVFHGLAKLIPDTKLALKKGTGFRGIVKTMSAVFARKRTDSL; translated from the exons ATGGGGCTCCGGCTCCCCCTGCGCCGCAGCACCAGCTTCACCCCCGACCACCCTGCCCTCATGGAGCTGCCTGGCCCCACTGCCCTGAAGATGGAAGCAAACGTCCTTGTCATGGGAGCGGACAACGTAGGGAAATCAG ctctgactgTGCGTTTCCTGACCCGACGCTTTATTGGAGAGTATGGAGACATGG AATTCATCTACAGCCACAACCTGACTGTGGATGGCCGAGAGATTCTCTTACACATCTGGGACGTCCCCAGTTCCCAG gaGCAGGCAGAAGATAGTTCCTCAGAGGAGAAGCGAATCCAGTGGGCAGACAGCTTTGTCCTGGTCTACAGTATCTGTGACCGTGCCAGCTTCAACATCCTGCCCCTCAAAATCCAGGTCATCAAGGCAGCCAAGggggggcagagccaggagaaggTGCCCATTGTCATTGTGGGCAACAAACGGGACCTGCACCACCAGCGGGTGGTGTCCAGCGAGGAGGGGCGGCTCCTGGCCCTCTCTTTAGACTGTGGTTTCTATGAGGTCTCTGCAGCTGACGCTTATCACGGGGCCCTCATGGTCTTCCATGGACTGGCCAAGCTCATCCCAGACACCAAGCTGGCCCTGAAGAAGGGCACAGGGTTCCGTGGCATCGTCAAGACCATGTCGGCCGTGTTTGCCCGTAAGCGAACAGACTccctctga